In Euphorbia lathyris chromosome 9, ddEupLath1.1, whole genome shotgun sequence, the following are encoded in one genomic region:
- the LOC136206419 gene encoding uncharacterized protein isoform X1, whose protein sequence is MARNLQRKEIKFPSLLDLKLSSINVEKIWPDQVVEVSPWIQNLTSLIIEGCRNLSYLFVSAMAKNLVQLKNLEISDCYSIGEILSVAAEGLEEEMVNKVLLPKLYFLKLKCLPRLKRFCTGNLIECPSLKVLWIENCPQLQTFISSYRSTDMEFDNGDGKVSSTLFDGKVSFPKLEELHIIYMHGLRIIWPNELQDIPFSQLKVLKVEHNKELFNIFPSKMLRGFQNLESLVVNNCDLLQELFDLDVLVEVKEADNIEASRLEHLELRNLPNLRHVWNQDPDGTPSFLNLRSVVAYDCPSLRSLFPVSIAKNLLHLEMLNIDACGLEELVEKEEKVDGAPNFVFPQLKSLALWRLEKLRCFYPEQHTLECPVLENLSVYLCDKLKVFASEPQDLQGKDMQREESKPQMQVLQPLFLFEKIILNLEELALNNKDVTEISKGQFPVHLFHKLKVLHLQCFYDAPVGFPFVLLKNLQNLEKLILRCCYLNEPFADVIVCEDAGALTQILDLKLDVFPNMRQILHQDCQDGRFLENLQNLEIWNCHSLISLVPSSTSFRNLITLDVFKCHKLLYLMSSSIANTLVNLTNMSVRESNMVTEILSHERGEIQSQFEIVLSKLESLKLHNLKSLTSFFSSECITLKFPSLKEVVVAQCPMMKFFCEGVHSAPKLKRVYITEGRDKWHWIGDLNTTIKHLYAEMVGLSGIQHLKLSEFSELKEIWHDQLPLNFFHNLSALVVDECAFSSSAVPLNLIPVLNNLGELEVRFCESVEEVFGLEWPIADGQFQYLSKLKKLHLIDLPNLKHIWNELPSGTLDFKNLTVLKIQGCRSLKSIFTPAMCLGLLQLQLIEVINCPLVEEIITKGAARVGTIDMIIFPLLNSVNLQSLLGLRSFYSGRGILHCPSLKEITVVDCPSKFASTLLREPETDAAGIIEQKVVFPNLRDLKLSSVHIEKTWNVRKLEMSSCIQNITSLILNGFGNLEHVLSSSMTKCVVHLKRLEICDCKMMEGVILMEEGLEGEVMSKILLRALEFLKLKDLPKLARFCTNNLIECPALKELWIQNCPELMVFVSDSRSTKAHSEVEMTNYSLFNEKVVFPRLEKMQIFKMDNLKMIWQNEVHSDSFCQMKVLKVESSKELLRIFPSNMLRSLQNLEDLVIRDCGSLEEVYDLSELMSLRVMVANKLRSIDIENLPNLKHVWNEDPLGFLLFDNLNSVYIWNCPSLKVLFPFSLSKGLLQLETLNIDGCGLEEVVTMKAAEENPKFVFPLLKSLDLWRLQELNCFYPGVHTLECPNLQRLHVYNCEKLETFASEFENLPETGFGSELRIQMPQPLFSAQKTIPNLEHLSLTAKDAKRILKGQFPVDLFQKLKVVQINCFHDKYANFPFGLLEPFHKMVKLVIWCSQFNELFPCEGHVGKEIYARILRKIQHLQLHNLPDLKCIWNEGSHLDQVLQSLETLEIVLCDSLVTLAPSSACFQSLTTLYIANCNGLVSLVTSSAAKSLIQLTRMSIKECNGLTEIVVNEGNESKEEVIFNKLEILQLHSLPSLISFCSAEHSLKFPSLLEVIVEQCPNMKFFSKGVLNTTKLECVHLTEQETDEGHWNDNLNATIEQLFTEMVGFSGLQQLELSKYPKLKEMWHGHFSVNFFKLKSLLVDDCPFLSSAVPSNLLPFFNALEELEIRNCESVEEVFHFEMSDVVQCVGYLPNLKKFQLINLPQLRNTWNTVPQVVLHFNNLKLLRVHNCNRLINIFTPTMCLSLVHLQEIEVKSCSMIEEVITEGGAEEAPIDAIIFPLLSFITLESLPRLISFYSGTGNLECPSLTEVAIIDCPILRQPERKAIEIAEPKVAIHKDEKTFSVDVGRILNDQLVSVPSCFQSLTSLIIHNCGFLKYLFPLSIVRSLVHLRMLEVCDCKMIEKIITEEGSEEEEAMGKMLLHELGFLKLKNLPLLAQFCTSKFTECPALKEIRIQNCPELSAFVSNSQAGSSKLEMLKSALFDEKVVFPSLEQMLIFNMDNLKMIWHDELHSDSFCKIKVLKMKYCKKLLKNFPSKLPRILQNLEDLVIRNCDSLEEVFELQEVLNLKETITYQLRTLDIRNLPNLKHVWNEDPEELLFFDNLTLLYIWNCPSLKYLFPKSIAGGLPQLEILNIDNCGMEELVAKQKGAQGNPKFVFPRLKSLDLWRLEELGCFYPGIHTLECPVLERLHVYNCERLEVFASKSKKLQETHLDSQHEILIPQWLFPVEIILKLEHLSLREKDAKIIIADQYPADLFQKLKSIQLNCFHDESTAFPYDLLQAFRNIEKLVVGCSQFKVLFPDEGLVHEDKLEWTLSQLRYLELDLLPDLKHIWKQHPQLDKVLQILESLIVQQCDSLTNLAPSSASFRSLRTLDVMNCNGLLSLMTSSTAKTLVQLTRMSIKECNTLTELVANEGEESKQEIIIFSKLETLGLHCLPSLVTFCSAEYTLKFPSLVEITVRQCPKMQVFSNGVLFAPKLQAWQGTEEDKEAILVSPYNSC, encoded by the exons GTTTCATTTCCTAAGTTGGAGGAATTGCACATTATCTACATGCACGGTTTGAggataatatggccaaatgAACTTCAAGATATTCCATTTTCCCAATTGAAAGTTTTGAAGGTCGAACATAATAAAGAgctttttaatatatttccatCAAAAATGCTGAGAGGATTCCAGAATTTAGAATCTTTGGTAGTGAATAATTGTGACTTACTGCAAGAGTTGTTTGATCTTGATGTATTGGTCGAAGTAAAAGAAGCAGACAATATAGAGGCCAGTCGATTGGAACATTTGGAATTAAGAAATCTCCCAAATTTAAGACATGTATGGAATCAGGATCCTGATGGAACTCCTTCCTTTCTCAACCTGCGATCTGTAGTTGCTTATGATTGTCCAAGTCTCAGAAGTCTGTTCCCAGTTTCAATTGCAAAAAATCTACTGCATCTTGAAATGCTCAATATAGATGCTTGTGGGCTTGAGGAATTAGTTGAAAAGGAGGAAAAAGTAGATGGTGCTCCTAATTTTGTTTTTCCTCAACTAAAGTCCTTGGCCCTCTGGAGATTAGAAAAGTTAAGGTGTTTTTACCCAGAACAACACACTTTAGAATGTCCTGTGCTAGAAAATTTGAGTGTGTATCTCTGTGACAAACTGAAAGTTTTTGCTTCAGAACCTCAAGATTTGCAAGGAAAGGACATGCAGAGAGAGGAGAGCAAACCTCAGATGCAAGTTTTGCAACCACTTTTCTTGTTTGAAAAG ATTATTTTAAACTTGGAGGAATTAGCATTAAATAACAAGGATGTTACCGAGATATCGAAAGGCCAGTTTCCCGTTCATCTCTTTCACAAACTAAAAGTTCTTCACCTGCAATGCTTTTATGATGCTCCAGTGGGTttcccatttgttcttcttaaAAACTTACAGAATTTAGAGAAGCTTATTTTGAGATGTTGTTATCTCAATGAGCCATTTGCAGATGTTATTGTTTGTGAGGACGCAGGGGCTCTCACTCAGATATTGGACTTGAAACTGGATGTTTTTCCTAATATGAGGCAGATATTGCATCAGGATTGCCAAGATGGCAGATTCCTCGAGAACCTTCAAAATCTTGAAATATGGAATTGCCACAGCTTGATCAGTTTGGTACCATCATCTACATCTTTCCGGAATCTTATAACTCTAGATGTGTTCAAGTGCCATAAATTATTATACCTAATGTCATCTTCCATTGCAAACACTTTAGTGAATCTCACTAACATGAGCGTTAGGGAAAGCAATATGGTCACAGAAATATTATCACATGAGAGAGGTGAAATCCAATCTCAGTTTGAGATTGTTCTGAGTAAATTGGAAAGTTTGAAGCTTCACAATTTAAAAAGTCTCACTAGCTTCTTCTCATCAGAATGTATTACTCTCAAATTCCCATCTTTGAAAGAAGTAGTTGTGGCACAGTGCCCAATGATGAAGTTTTTCTGTGAGGGAGTCCATAGTGCGCCAAAGCTAAAGAGAGTATATATAACAGAAGGAAGAGATAAATGGCATTGGATTGGGGACCTTAATACCACCATTAAACATTTGTATGCAGAAATG GTTGGACTCAGTGGCATACAACATTTGAAACTATCTGAATTTTCTGAGTTAAAGGAAATATGGCATGACCAACTACCACTTAATTTCTTCCACAATCTAAGTGCGCTAGTGGTGGATGAGTGTGCATTTTCTTCTAGTGCTGTTCCATTAAACCTGATACCAGTATTGAACAATTTGGGTGAACTTGAGGTGAGATTTTGTGAGTCAGTGGAAGAAGTATTTGGCCTAGAATGGCCAATTGCTGATGGGCAATTTCAGTATTTGTCAAAGCTAAAGAAGTTGCACTTGATTGACCTACCAAATTTGAAGCATATATGGAATGAACTTCCTAGTGGAACTCTGGACTTCAAAAACCTTACAGTATTGAAGATCCAAGGTTGTAGGAGTTTGAAAAGTATATTTACTCCTGCCATGTGCTTGGGCCTTTTGCAACTTCAACTAATTGAAGTGATAAACTGTCCTTTGGTTGAAGAAATAATCACGAAAGGTGCAGCAAGAGTAGGAACTATAGATATGATCATATTTCCTCTGCTAAATTCTGTTAATCTGCAGTCTCTGCTTGGCTTAAGAAGTTTCTATTCTGGTAGAGGTATCTTGCATTGTCCCTCTTTGAAAGAGATTACAGTAGTTGACTGTCCAAGCAAATTTGCTTCTACTCTTCTAAGGGAACCGGAAACAGATGCTGCTGGAATTATTGAACAAAAG GTTGTCTTCCCCAACTTGAGAGACCTGAAACTTTCCTCAGTTCACATCGAGAAGACATGGAATGTTCGAAAGTTGGAAATGTCTTCTTGCATTCAGAATATAACAAGCTTGATTCTTAATGGTTTTGGTAATTTAGAACATGTATTATCATCATCAATGACTAAATGTGTTGTGCATCTCAAAAGACTTGAGATATGTGATTGTAAGATGATGGAAGGAGTAATATTGATGGAAGAAGGTTTGGAAGGAGAAGTCATGAGTAAGATCTTACTTAGGGCATTGGAGTTTTTAAAGCTCAAAGATCTTCCAAAACTCGCACGATTTTGCACAAACAATTTAATTGAATGCCCTGCCCTGAAGGAGCTGTGGATACAAAACTGCCCAGAGCTTATGGTGTTCGTTTCTGATTCCAGAAGTACAAAAGCCCACAGTGAAGTAGAAATGACGAACTATTCTCTCTTCAATGAAAAG GTTGTCTTCCCCAGATTGGAGAAAATGCAAATTTTCAAGATGGATAATTTAAAGATGATATGGCAGAATGAAGTCCATTCAGATTCTTTTTGTCAAATGAAAGTGCTGAAGGTAGAGAGCAGCAAAGAACTTTTAAGAATTTTTCCTTCCAATATGTTAAGAAGCCTCCAGAATCTTGAAGATTTGGTTATAAGGGATTGTGGTTCACTAGAAGAGGTGTATGATCTCAGTGAGCTGATGAGCTTAAGAGTGATGGTAGCCAATAAGTTAAGAAGCATAGACATAGAGAACCTCCCAAATCTGAAACATGTATGGAATGAAGATCCCTTAGGATTTCTCTTGTTTGATAATCTAAATTCAGTCTATATTTGGAATTGTCCAAGTCTAAAAGTTCTTTTCCCCTTTTCATTATCTAAAGGACTTTTGCAACTTGAAACACTCAATATAGATGGCTGTGGGTTAGAGGAAGTTGTTACAATGAAAGCAGCAGAAGAAAATCCTAAATTTGTATTTCCTCTACTAAAGTCATTGGATCTTTGGAGATTACAAGAACTGAATTGTTTCTACCCAGGAGTTCACACCTTAGAATGTCCAAATCTACAAAGATTGCATGTATATAATTGTGAGAAATTAGAGACTTTTGCTTCAGAATTTGAGAACTTACCTGAAACAGGTTTTGGAAGCGAACTTCGCATTCAAATGCCACAGCCACTTTTCTCAGCTCAGAAG ACAATCCCCAACTTGGAGCATTTGTCATTGACTGCCAAGGATGCTAAAAGAATTTTAAAAGGCCAGTTTCCTGTGGATCTCTTTCAGAAACTCAAAGTCGTGCAGATAAATTGCTTTCATGACAAATATGCAAATTTCCCATTTGGTCTTCTTGAACCTTTTCACAAGATGGTGAAACTTGTTATATGGTGTAGTCAATTTAACGAGTTGTTCCCATGTGAAGGGCATGTTGGTAAGGAGATATATGCAAGGATTCTCAGAAAGATACAACACTTACAATTGCATAACCTTCCTGATTTAAAGTGCATATGGAATGAAGGCTCCCACTTGGACCAAGTTCTGCAGTCCCTTGAAACACTTGAAATTGTGCTATGTGACAGTTTGGTTACTTTAGCACCATCATCTGCTTGTTTCCAAAGTCTGACGACTTTGTACATTGCAAATTGCAATGGATTAGTCAGCTTAGTGACATCATCGGCGGCTAAAAGTCTCATACAGCTGACAAGAATGAGTATAAAAGAGTGCAATGGACTGACAGAAATAGTAGTGAATGAGGGTAATGAATCAAAAGAGGAGgtcatttttaataaattagaaattttgcaACTTCATAGTCTGCCAAGCCTCATTAGCTTTTGCTCAGCAGAACATAGCTTAAAATTCCCATCATTGCTGGAAGTAATTGTGGAGCAATGCCCCAATATGAAGTTTTTCTCAAAAGGAGTCTTGAACACAACAAAGCTAGAATGCGTTCATCTGACAGAACAAGAGACTGATGAAGGGCATTGGAATGACAATCTCAATGCCACTATAGAGCAGTTGTTTACAGAAATG GTTGGATTCAGTGGATTACAACAGTTGGAGCTCTCAAAATATCCCAAGTTGAAAGAGATGTGGCATGGGCATTTTTCAGTTAATTTTTTCAAGTTGAAGTCATTGCTGGTGGATGATTGTCCATTCCTGTCAAGTGCTGTTCCTTCCAATCTTCTACCTTTTTTTAATGCTTTGGAAGAGCTTGAGATAAGGAACTGCGAGTCAGTGGAAGAAGTATTTCATTTTGAAATGTCTGATGTTGTTCAATGTGTAGGTTATTTGCCCAACTTAAAAAAgtttcaattgattaatctACCACAACTGAGGAATACATGGAATACTGTTCCTCAAGTGGTTCTACACTTCAACAACCTAAAACTACTCAGAGTCCATAACTGTAACCGTTTGATAAATATATTTACTCCCACAATGTGCCTAAGCCTAGTGCATCTTCAAGAAATAGAAGTAAAAAGTTGTTCCATGATTGAAGAAGTTATCACAGAAGGTGGAGCAGAGGAAGCTCCAATAGATGCAATCATATTTCCTCTACTGAGTTTCATAACTCTGGAGTCTTTGCCTCGGTTAATTAGTTTCTATTCTGGAACTGGCAATTTGGAATGTCCATCCTTGACAGAGGTTGCTATAATTGACTGTCCAATTCTAAGGCAACCAGAAAGGAAGGCAATTGAAATTGCTGAACCAAAG GTTGCTATTCATAAGGATGAGAAAACATTCTCAGTTGATGTTGGGAGGATTTTGAACGACCAACTAGTGTCAGTGCCTTCTTGCTTTCAAAGTTTAACAAGCTTAATAATTCACAACTGTGGCTTCTTGAAATATCTGTTTCCATTATCTATTGTTAGAAGTCTTGTACACCTCAGAATGCTTGAGGTATGTGACTGTAAGATGatagaaaaaataattactGAGGAAGGgtcagaagaggaagaagcaaTGGGCAAGATGCTACTTCATGAACTAGGCTTCCTAAAGCTTAAAAATCTTCCATTACTTGCACAATTCTGCACAAGTAAGTTTACCGAATGCCCTGCATTGAAAGAGATACGCATACAAAATTGCCCAGAATTGTCGGCATTTGTCTCCAATTCTCAAGCAGGTAGCAGTAAACTTGAAATGTTGAAGTCTGCTTTGTTTGATGAAAAG GTAGTGTTTCCCAGCTTGGAGCAAATGCTAATATTCAACATGGATAATTTGAAGATGATATGGCACGATGAACTCCACTCAGATTCGTTTTGCAAAATTAAGGTACTGAAGATGAAATATTGTAAAAAGCTTTTGAAGAATTTTCCGTCGAAGTTGCCGAGAATCCTCCAAAATCTTGAGGATTTGGTCATAAGGAATTGTGATTCACTGGAAGAGGTATTTGAACTCCAGGAGGTATTAAACTTAAAAGAAACTATAACATATCAATTGAGAACACTGGACATACGAAACCTTCCAAATTTGAAGCATGTGTGGAATGAGGACCCGGAGGAACTTTTGTTCTTTGATAACCTGACTTTGTTGTATATTTGGAACTGTCCAAGTCTGAAATATCTCTTCCCAAAGTCAATAGCTGGAGGTCTCCCACAACTTGAAATTCTCAATATAGACAACTGTGGGATGGAGGAACTTGTAGCAAAACAAAAAGGAGCTCAAGGAAATCCTAAATTTGTATTTCCTCGACTGAAATCCCTGGACCTTTGGAGGTTAGAAGAACTTGGGTGCTTCTACCCAGGAATTCACACCTTAGAATGTCCAGTGCTAGAAAGATTGCATGTTTATAACTGTGAAAGGTTGGAGGTTTTTGCTTCAAAATCTAAGAAGTTGCAGGAAACACATCTTGACAGCCAACATGAGATTCTAATTCCACAATGGCTTTTTCCAGTTGAG ATCATCCTGAAGTTAGAGCACTTATCATTGAGAGAAAAAGATGCCAAAATAATTATCGCAGACCAATATCCAGCAGATCTATTTCAGAAACTCAAGTCTATTCAGCTAAATTGCTTTCATGATGAGTCTACAGCTTTTCCATATGATCTTCTTCAAGCATTCCGCAACATCGAAAAGCTTGTTGTCGGTTGTAGTCAATTCAAAGTGCTGTTCCCAGATGAAGGGCTTGTTCATGAGGATAAACTTGAGTGGACTCTATCTCAGTTGCGATACCTAGAGTTGGATCTTCTTCCTGATCTCAAGCATATATGGAAGCAGCACCCTCAGCTGGACAAAGTTCTTCAAATTCTTGAATCTTTGATTGTACAGCAATGTGACAGCTTAACTAATTTAGCTCCGTCCTCCGCTTCTTTCCGAAGTCTCAGGACTTTGGATGTAATGAATTGTAATGGGTTATTAAGCTTGATGACTTCCTCAACAGCGAAAACTCTGGTGCAACTCACAAGAATGAGCATAAAAGAATGTAATACTCTGACCGAGTTAGTTGCAAATGAGGGAGAAGAATCAAAGCAGGAGATCATCATCTTTAGCAAATTGGAAACTCTCGGACTTCATTGTTTACCTAGCCTTGTTACGTTTTGCTCTGCGGAGTACACTCTCAAGTTCCCTTCTTTAGTAGAAATAACTGTGAGGCAATGCCCCAAGATGCAGGTTTTCTCAAATGGAGTCTTATTCGCACCGAAGCTTCAAGCATGGCAAGGAACAGAAGAAGACAAGGAGGCAATTTTAGTTTCACCATACAACAGCTGCTGA